The Hemitrygon akajei unplaced genomic scaffold, sHemAka1.3 Scf000033, whole genome shotgun sequence genome includes a region encoding these proteins:
- the LOC140719923 gene encoding snaclec bitiscetin subunit beta-like produces MNSDLRHQFTEMETKYRSVNETKAQICELLTSRREQTCSKDWVTNKDRCYHVSTFHTSFQNAKQECSNLYSRLMEINSRDEARFVSHNLLDDKLAYWIEKCENGTVGWSLLYKASPGTPECIQCGTSNTCVGDRNFICERSAPLFPDVPEKIQGLCQQPVEST; encoded by the exons ATGAACAgtgatctccgtcaccagttcactgagatggaaacgaagtacagatctgtcaacgaaaccaaggctcaaatctgtgaattgttgaccagcagaagag AGCAAACGTGTTCCAAGGACTGGGTCACAAATAAAGACCGGTGTTATCACGTATCCACGTTTCATACATCTTTCCAAAATGCGAAGCAAGAATGTTCAAACCTATATTCAAGGCTGATGGAAATCAATTCAAGGGACGAAGCG CGCTTTGTATCCCACAATCTTCTGGACGACAAACTTGCTTACTGGATTGAAAAATGTGAAAACGG GACTGTGGGCTGGAGTCTCCTGTACAAGGCGTCCCCGGGAACGCCCGAATGCATTCAGTGCGGAACGAGTAACACTTGTGTTGGTGATCGAAATTTCATCTGCGAGAGGTCGGCACCTTTGTTCCCGGACgttcctgaaaagatccagggTCTCTGTCAACAGCCAGTGGAGTCAACATGA